The Rhodococcus triatomae genome includes a window with the following:
- the narJ gene encoding nitrate reductase molybdenum cofactor assembly chaperone, with product MRVRRPRGRSLDDRLVWQASSLLLDYPGEDWRTRLATVRQILAGTSTARARPLLRAWEELSSLTSAQVQTGYVETFDLRRRSTLYLTYWTAGDTRNRGREILRFADAYREAGTRAPRGESADHLAVLLEFAATVDPEAGAALLGEYRAALRMLQLVLDEDASPYAPILGAVCASVPDRSGGAEERARRLAREGPPAEAVGLEPFTLTVPPRSADLSRQEVGR from the coding sequence ATGAGGGTGCGGCGCCCGCGCGGGCGCTCCCTCGACGATCGGCTCGTGTGGCAGGCCTCCTCGCTGCTCCTGGACTACCCGGGCGAGGACTGGCGGACTCGCCTGGCCACGGTCCGGCAGATACTGGCGGGAACGAGTACTGCGAGGGCGCGCCCGCTCCTGCGTGCCTGGGAGGAACTGAGTTCCCTCACCTCGGCACAGGTGCAGACCGGCTACGTCGAGACGTTCGATCTGCGCCGCCGCAGCACCCTCTACCTCACCTACTGGACCGCAGGGGACACCCGCAACCGCGGCCGGGAGATCCTGCGCTTCGCCGATGCCTACCGGGAGGCGGGAACACGGGCGCCGCGGGGAGAGTCGGCCGACCACCTGGCAGTTCTCCTCGAATTCGCCGCCACCGTCGATCCCGAGGCGGGCGCGGCACTGCTCGGCGAGTACCGGGCCGCTCTCCGGATGCTGCAGCTCGTTCTCGACGAGGACGCGTCGCCCTACGCACCCATCCTGGGCGCGGTCTGCGCGAGCGTTCCGGACCGTTCCGGAGGGGCGGAGGAGCGGGCCCGACGGCTCGCCAGAGAGGGGCCGCCCGCCGAGGCGGTGGGTCTCGAGCCGTTCACCCTCACCGTTCCGCCGCGCAGCGCGGACCTGTCTCGCCAGGAGGTGGGTCGATAG
- the narI gene encoding respiratory nitrate reductase subunit gamma → MSAAEIYWDVIPYVVLAVVVVGTWWRYRYDKFGWTTRSSQLYEHRLLRIGSPLFHFGILVVIVGHVIGLLIPQSWTDALGIDEHAYHVQALVLGTIAGVATLGGAAILVYRRRTKGPVFLATTWNDKLMYLVLLLAIVAGLATTVLGAFGDEGNYRETVSPWFRSIWIFQPRGDLMAESGLSYQVHVTIALVLFAMWPFTRLVHVFSAPIGYLFRPYIVYRSRDAAKKDESVGSRPSRRGW, encoded by the coding sequence ATGTCCGCGGCCGAAATCTATTGGGACGTCATCCCGTATGTGGTGCTTGCGGTCGTCGTGGTGGGCACCTGGTGGCGGTACCGCTACGACAAGTTCGGCTGGACCACGCGTTCCTCGCAACTGTACGAGCACCGGCTGCTGCGGATCGGCAGCCCGCTGTTCCACTTCGGGATCCTGGTGGTGATCGTCGGTCACGTCATCGGGCTCCTGATCCCACAGTCCTGGACCGATGCCCTCGGGATCGACGAGCACGCCTATCACGTCCAGGCCCTCGTCCTCGGCACCATCGCGGGAGTCGCGACACTCGGCGGGGCCGCCATCCTCGTGTACCGCAGGCGCACGAAGGGGCCGGTCTTCCTCGCGACGACCTGGAACGACAAGCTGATGTATCTGGTGCTGCTCCTCGCGATCGTCGCCGGCCTCGCGACCACTGTGCTCGGTGCCTTCGGCGACGAGGGCAACTACCGCGAGACCGTGTCCCCGTGGTTCCGCTCGATCTGGATCTTCCAGCCGCGCGGCGATCTCATGGCCGAGTCCGGACTGTCGTATCAGGTCCATGTCACGATCGCGCTGGTGCTGTTCGCGATGTGGCCGTTCACCCGGCTGGTCCACGTGTTCAGCGCGCCGATCGGCTACCTGTTCCGCCCGTACATCGTGTATCGCAGCCGGGACGCCGCGAAGAAGGACGAGTCGGTCGGGTCACGCCCCTCGCGTCGAGGGTGGTGA
- a CDS encoding bifunctional aminoglycoside phosphotransferase/ATP-binding protein produces MTPPFVALRETHTSVLFFVGDRVHKMKKPLDLGFLDNRDRATREAACHREVALNRRLAPDVYLGVADVSGPDGRPCEHLVEMRRLPDERRLSTVLDRADPPVDVVDALDDVARQVARLHAEAATGGEVDRCAEREAFARLWDLSLDHLDRLDAPDDGCRPLGAARLLAAIRDAARQFLHGRAALFEARIAAGRARDGHGDLLADDIFCLDDGARIIDCLEFDDELRFGDVFLDIAFLAMDLERAGRPDLARTLLVRYRALTGDECPPALIHHFVAYRATVRAKVAALRFGQGDADSRDTALALLDQARNNLRRGTIRLVTVGGLSGSGKTVTAATIGAFLSAPVLRSDVIRKESAGLDPLVDAASPPGEGLYSRERTEATYAAMLARAEETLTLGRSVVLDASWLSARDRARAADLAARVGAEFVEIECAADRDVRIRRVLERRAAGTDASDATPDVLSAQESTRDEWPSATVLDTTAGGPAPDQWLDRTVGPAPWPIDPSSPPSTRGA; encoded by the coding sequence GTGACCCCGCCGTTCGTCGCGCTGCGTGAAACCCACACGTCGGTCCTGTTCTTCGTCGGAGATCGCGTCCACAAGATGAAGAAGCCACTGGACCTGGGGTTTCTCGACAACCGGGACCGCGCCACCCGTGAGGCCGCGTGTCACCGCGAAGTCGCGCTCAATCGGCGCCTCGCACCGGACGTGTACCTCGGCGTCGCGGACGTCTCGGGACCCGACGGCCGGCCGTGCGAGCACCTGGTCGAGATGCGCAGGCTTCCCGACGAGCGCCGGCTGTCCACCGTCCTCGACCGGGCGGACCCGCCGGTCGACGTCGTCGACGCGTTGGACGACGTCGCGCGCCAGGTGGCGCGGTTGCACGCGGAGGCCGCCACCGGTGGCGAGGTCGACCGCTGCGCCGAGCGGGAAGCGTTCGCGCGCCTGTGGGACCTCTCTCTCGATCATTTGGATCGACTGGACGCACCCGACGACGGTTGCCGCCCGCTCGGCGCCGCTCGTCTGCTGGCCGCCATCCGTGACGCCGCGAGGCAGTTCCTACACGGCCGGGCAGCACTGTTCGAGGCGCGCATCGCCGCAGGGCGTGCCCGCGACGGTCACGGCGATCTCCTCGCCGACGACATCTTCTGCCTCGACGACGGCGCCCGCATCATCGACTGCCTGGAGTTCGACGACGAGTTGCGCTTCGGGGACGTGTTCCTCGACATCGCCTTTCTCGCCATGGATCTCGAACGGGCGGGCCGTCCGGACCTGGCTCGGACTCTGCTCGTGCGCTACCGAGCGCTCACGGGAGACGAGTGTCCGCCCGCGCTGATCCACCACTTCGTGGCCTATCGCGCCACGGTACGGGCGAAGGTCGCCGCGCTTCGTTTCGGGCAGGGCGACGCCGATTCCCGCGACACCGCACTCGCACTCCTCGACCAGGCACGGAACAACCTGCGGCGGGGCACGATCCGGCTCGTGACGGTCGGCGGCCTGTCCGGCTCGGGCAAGACGGTCACCGCCGCGACCATCGGCGCGTTCCTCTCCGCACCGGTCCTGCGCTCGGACGTGATCCGCAAGGAGTCGGCCGGCCTGGACCCCCTCGTCGACGCCGCCTCACCCCCCGGGGAGGGCCTCTACTCGCGGGAGCGGACGGAGGCCACGTACGCCGCGATGCTGGCGCGTGCCGAGGAGACACTCACGCTCGGACGTTCCGTGGTGCTCGATGCGAGCTGGCTGTCCGCGCGCGACCGGGCACGTGCCGCCGACCTCGCCGCCCGCGTCGGCGCGGAGTTCGTGGAGATCGAATGTGCGGCGGACCGCGACGTGCGAATCAGGCGCGTCCTCGAACGCAGAGCCGCAGGGACCGACGCCTCGGACGCGACGCCGGACGTCCTGAGCGCGCAGGAGAGCACCCGCGACGAGTGGCCGTCCGCCACTGTTCTCGACACCACCGCAGGGGGACCGGCGCCGGACCAATGGCTCGACAGGACCGTCGGGCCGGCACCGTGGCCGATCGACCCGTCGTCACCACCCTCGACGCGAGGGGCGTGA
- a CDS encoding M16 family metallopeptidase, which yields MADTHRRFTAAVQPAPAEAPGPDSGVRRTVLPGGLRVVTEHVPGVRSASIGIWVGVGSRDEHPHVAGAAHFLEHLLFKATPSRSALDIAQVMDGVGGELNAFTAKEHTCFYAHVLDDDLPMAVELVSDVVLHGLCRPEDVDVERQVVLEEIAMRDDDPEDLLGDAFLTALYGDHPVGRPVIGSVESVESMTRNQLHSFHVRRYTPPRTVVAVAGNIEHEHTVELVQRAFSGRLERDAVPAPRRGGRWRPNASPALSVTAHEGEQAHLSLGVRAFGRHQDERWALSVLNTAVGGGLSSRLFQEVREIRGLAYSVYSGVDTFADTGAFSVYAGCQPENLGEVATVVREVLANVASQGITDAECARAKGSLRGSLVLGLEDPASRMHRIGRSELNYGDHRSVSETLARIDAVTSDEVRKVARTLLRRPFAAAVVGPYRRARDLPASVRGIVR from the coding sequence ATGGCAGACACACACCGCCGATTCACCGCTGCAGTCCAGCCCGCACCAGCCGAGGCCCCCGGCCCGGACAGCGGTGTGCGCCGCACCGTCCTCCCCGGAGGCCTGCGGGTGGTCACCGAACACGTACCGGGCGTACGGTCCGCCTCGATCGGCATCTGGGTGGGTGTGGGCTCTCGGGACGAGCATCCCCACGTCGCCGGCGCCGCACACTTTCTCGAACACCTCCTGTTCAAGGCCACCCCGTCCCGGAGTGCACTCGACATCGCCCAGGTGATGGACGGCGTCGGTGGAGAGCTGAACGCGTTCACCGCGAAGGAACACACCTGCTTCTACGCCCACGTGCTCGACGACGACCTGCCGATGGCGGTCGAACTGGTCAGCGACGTGGTGCTGCACGGACTGTGCCGACCCGAGGACGTCGACGTCGAGCGGCAGGTGGTGCTCGAGGAGATCGCCATGCGCGACGACGATCCGGAAGACCTGCTCGGTGACGCATTCCTCACCGCGCTCTACGGTGACCATCCGGTGGGGCGGCCGGTGATCGGCTCCGTGGAGTCGGTCGAGTCGATGACCCGCAATCAACTCCACTCGTTCCATGTCCGGCGATACACACCGCCGCGGACCGTGGTGGCGGTCGCCGGGAACATCGAGCACGAGCACACCGTCGAACTCGTCCAGCGCGCCTTCTCCGGTCGCCTGGAACGCGACGCCGTCCCGGCGCCACGCCGCGGAGGTCGGTGGCGACCGAACGCGAGTCCGGCCCTCAGCGTGACCGCACACGAGGGGGAGCAGGCGCACCTGTCCCTCGGCGTCCGCGCGTTCGGCAGGCACCAGGACGAGCGCTGGGCGCTGTCGGTGCTCAACACCGCGGTCGGTGGCGGGCTCAGTTCGCGTCTGTTCCAAGAGGTCCGGGAGATCCGTGGGCTGGCCTACTCGGTGTACTCGGGGGTCGACACCTTCGCCGACACGGGCGCGTTCTCGGTGTACGCGGGATGCCAGCCCGAGAATCTCGGCGAGGTCGCCACCGTCGTCCGCGAGGTACTCGCGAACGTCGCATCCCAGGGCATCACGGATGCCGAGTGCGCGCGGGCCAAGGGATCGTTGCGGGGCTCGCTGGTGCTCGGCCTCGAGGATCCGGCGTCACGAATGCACCGCATCGGTCGCAGCGAACTCAACTACGGCGATCACCGCAGCGTGTCCGAGACGCTCGCCCGGATCGACGCGGTCACCTCGGACGAGGTGCGCAAGGTCGCGCGCACCCTGTTGCGCCGCCCGTTCGCAGCGGCGGTCGTCGGTCCGTACCGCCGCGCCCGGGACCTGCCCGCATCGGTGCGCGGTATCGTCCGCTAG
- a CDS encoding alcohol dehydrogenase catalytic domain-containing protein, whose amino-acid sequence MRIRGAVLEEIGRTRPYASSRPITVSELDLDPPGAGEILVRIEAAGLCHSDLSVVDGNRVRPTPMLLGHEAAGRIEELGPDVPDLAVGDRVVMTFLPRCGECAGCATDGAVPCTSGSAANNDGSLLSGGRRLRRDGDRVHHHLGVSGFATHAVVDHRSVVRVGSDVPPEVAAVLGCAVLTGGGAVVNAGAPRAGDAVMVVGLGGVGMAAVLTAVSLGLGDVIGVDAVPEKLDLARELGATVAVTPEQVVEQGLTAPVVIEAVGSARAFEAAIAATAPGGRTVTVGLPAPEARASISPLALVAQARTIVGSYLGSAVPARDIPRYEQLWREGSLPVDKLITSRIRLDDVNAGMDALADGNAIRQVIVFD is encoded by the coding sequence ATGAGGATTCGCGGCGCAGTACTCGAGGAGATCGGCCGCACCCGACCGTATGCGTCGTCGCGGCCGATCACCGTGTCCGAGCTCGACCTCGATCCCCCCGGCGCCGGAGAGATCCTCGTCCGAATCGAGGCGGCGGGTCTGTGCCATTCGGACCTGTCGGTCGTGGACGGCAACCGGGTACGTCCGACGCCGATGCTGCTCGGCCACGAGGCCGCGGGCCGGATCGAGGAACTCGGACCCGACGTCCCGGACCTCGCCGTCGGCGACCGCGTCGTGATGACGTTCCTGCCACGATGCGGTGAGTGCGCGGGGTGCGCCACCGACGGGGCCGTCCCCTGCACGTCGGGAAGCGCGGCCAACAACGACGGCTCCCTGCTGAGCGGCGGGCGTCGGCTACGACGCGACGGCGACCGGGTGCACCATCACCTCGGCGTCTCCGGGTTCGCCACCCACGCCGTCGTCGACCACAGGTCGGTGGTGCGAGTCGGTTCCGACGTCCCACCCGAGGTGGCGGCGGTGCTGGGGTGCGCGGTGCTCACCGGTGGCGGTGCCGTCGTCAACGCGGGCGCTCCCCGTGCGGGTGACGCGGTGATGGTCGTCGGACTCGGAGGGGTGGGGATGGCGGCGGTCCTCACCGCGGTGTCGCTCGGTCTCGGCGACGTCATCGGTGTCGACGCCGTTCCCGAGAAGCTCGATCTCGCACGCGAACTCGGCGCCACCGTCGCGGTCACTCCGGAGCAGGTGGTCGAGCAGGGGCTCACCGCCCCGGTGGTGATCGAGGCGGTCGGCAGTGCCCGCGCATTCGAGGCCGCGATCGCGGCGACCGCCCCCGGCGGGCGCACGGTCACCGTCGGGCTGCCCGCGCCCGAAGCCCGCGCGAGCATCTCCCCGCTCGCGCTGGTCGCCCAGGCCCGGACCATCGTCGGCAGCTATCTCGGGTCCGCGGTCCCGGCACGCGACATCCCCCGATACGAACAGCTCTGGCGCGAGGGCTCGCTGCCGGTGGACAAGCTGATCACCTCGCGGATCCGGCTCGACGACGTCAATGCGGGGATGGACGCGCTCGCGGACGGGAACGCGATTCGTCAGGTGATCGTGTTCGACTGA
- the dapB gene encoding 4-hydroxy-tetrahydrodipicolinate reductase, with the protein MSASAPIKVGVLGAEGKVGRAICEAVSAAADLELVAEVDRGDDLETFVSTGTEVVVDFTHPDVVMDNLRFLVEHGIHAVVGTTGFDDERLARVRSWLDAHPAVGVLIAPNFAIGAVLSMRFAAAAARFFDSVEVIELHHPNKADAPSGTAYRTAELVAAARAEAGCAPSPDATSTELDGARGADVDGVRVHSVRLAGLVAHQEVLLGTQGETLTIRHDSIDRSSFAPGVLLGVREIADRPGLTVGLDPFLDL; encoded by the coding sequence GTGAGTGCATCGGCACCCATCAAGGTCGGCGTTCTCGGAGCCGAGGGCAAGGTCGGTCGGGCGATCTGCGAGGCCGTGTCGGCCGCCGCGGATCTGGAGCTGGTGGCCGAGGTCGACCGCGGCGACGATCTGGAAACCTTCGTCTCGACCGGTACCGAGGTCGTCGTGGACTTCACGCACCCGGACGTGGTGATGGACAACCTGCGGTTCCTCGTCGAGCACGGGATCCATGCGGTGGTCGGTACCACCGGCTTCGACGACGAGCGGCTGGCCAGGGTCCGGTCGTGGCTCGACGCGCACCCCGCCGTCGGCGTCCTCATTGCTCCGAACTTCGCCATCGGCGCCGTGCTGTCGATGCGGTTCGCCGCGGCCGCGGCCCGCTTCTTCGACTCCGTCGAGGTCATCGAGCTGCACCACCCGAACAAGGCCGACGCTCCGTCGGGCACGGCGTACCGCACCGCGGAACTCGTCGCCGCCGCACGCGCCGAGGCCGGATGTGCGCCCAGCCCGGATGCCACCAGCACCGAGCTCGACGGCGCCCGTGGTGCCGACGTGGACGGTGTACGAGTGCACTCCGTACGCCTGGCGGGACTCGTCGCACACCAGGAAGTCCTGCTCGGGACGCAGGGGGAGACGCTCACGATCCGGCACGATTCGATCGACCGCAGTTCGTTCGCGCCCGGCGTCCTGCTCGGTGTGCGGGAGATCGCGGACCGCCCCGGGCTCACCGTCGGCCTCGACCCGTTCCTCGACCTGTGA
- a CDS encoding flavodoxin family protein: MKTLLVVHHTPSPATRECLEAVLDGARHPDIEGVDVRSVPALSATIPDVLDADGYLFGTSANFGYMSGALKHFFDTVYYPSLDAVAGRPFGLWVHGNNDTAGAVASVRKIVSGLGLEQVAEVLEITGRVDGAVREQCRELGGTVAVMLSDA; this comes from the coding sequence ATGAAGACCCTGCTGGTCGTGCACCACACGCCGTCCCCGGCCACCCGGGAGTGTCTGGAAGCGGTACTCGACGGTGCCCGTCATCCGGATATCGAGGGGGTGGACGTGCGTTCGGTACCGGCGCTGTCGGCCACGATCCCCGATGTCCTGGATGCCGACGGCTACCTGTTCGGGACGTCGGCCAATTTCGGCTACATGTCGGGAGCTCTCAAGCACTTCTTCGACACGGTCTACTACCCGTCTCTGGATGCGGTGGCCGGCCGTCCGTTCGGGTTGTGGGTGCACGGCAACAACGACACCGCGGGTGCGGTCGCCTCCGTGCGCAAGATCGTGTCCGGGCTCGGCCTGGAACAGGTCGCCGAGGTCCTCGAGATCACCGGCCGGGTCGACGGGGCCGTTCGGGAGCAGTGCCGGGAACTCGGAGGCACCGTCGCGGTGATGCTGTCCGATGCGTGA
- a CDS encoding winged helix-turn-helix domain-containing protein, giving the protein MREMSVAAARRAALASQGFGSGPSGSTPTRRTVQRVVDRIRVFQIDSVSVAVRAHYMPMFSRVGAYDRSLLDDAAWTDSRRRPRLLVEYWAHEAAFMPVSDWPLMRWRMHRYRNGRWRGGDEALTRNPRLVQDVLDVVAGNGASSAGDIESLLGTPRPGRKGPWWDYSDTKTVCEQLFSAGALAVSRRDGFIRRYDLAERVVPDEVRGVELDEPDAVRRLVANSVRALGVATEPDIRDYHRLSPVQSRTALRELVEEGTVDEVGVRGWEPTAYAPAGLVVPRRASTAALLCPFDPLIFFRDRTERLFGFRYRLEIYTPAHKRIHGYYVFPFLLDDALVARVDLKSDRPNATLMVRSAFAEPGRDTPRVASALAEQLRAMARWLGLERVQVESRGDLAPRLADEFRRATVDAR; this is encoded by the coding sequence ATGCGTGAGATGAGTGTCGCTGCGGCACGACGGGCAGCGTTGGCCTCCCAGGGTTTCGGGTCGGGGCCCTCCGGCAGCACCCCGACCCGGAGGACCGTCCAACGCGTCGTGGACCGGATCCGGGTGTTCCAGATCGACTCCGTCTCGGTCGCCGTACGTGCCCACTACATGCCCATGTTCAGCCGCGTGGGCGCCTACGACCGCTCGCTCCTCGACGATGCGGCCTGGACGGACTCTCGGCGACGGCCCCGGCTGCTGGTGGAGTACTGGGCACACGAGGCGGCGTTCATGCCGGTCTCCGACTGGCCGCTCATGAGGTGGCGGATGCACCGGTACCGCAACGGCCGGTGGCGCGGAGGTGACGAGGCCCTGACGCGCAACCCTCGTCTGGTACAGGACGTCCTCGATGTCGTCGCCGGGAACGGTGCCAGCAGTGCCGGCGACATCGAGAGTCTCCTCGGCACGCCCCGGCCCGGTCGCAAGGGCCCCTGGTGGGATTACAGCGATACGAAAACCGTGTGTGAGCAACTCTTCTCGGCCGGGGCGCTGGCAGTGTCGCGACGCGACGGCTTCATTCGTCGCTACGATCTGGCCGAGCGGGTGGTCCCGGACGAGGTACGCGGCGTCGAACTCGACGAGCCCGACGCCGTTCGGCGGCTCGTCGCGAACTCCGTCCGCGCGCTCGGCGTGGCCACCGAGCCCGACATCCGTGACTACCACCGGCTCTCACCCGTCCAGTCGCGTACGGCGCTCCGCGAACTCGTGGAGGAGGGCACGGTCGACGAGGTCGGGGTACGCGGGTGGGAGCCGACGGCCTACGCACCGGCGGGCCTGGTCGTCCCGCGACGGGCGAGCACCGCGGCATTGCTGTGCCCGTTCGACCCGCTGATCTTCTTCCGGGATCGCACCGAGCGCCTCTTCGGATTCCGTTACCGCCTCGAGATCTACACGCCCGCACACAAGCGGATCCACGGCTACTACGTGTTCCCGTTCCTGCTCGACGACGCCCTCGTCGCCAGGGTCGACCTCAAGTCCGACCGGCCGAACGCCACGCTGATGGTCCGCTCCGCGTTCGCCGAGCCGGGTCGGGACACACCGCGGGTCGCGTCCGCGCTCGCCGAGCAGCTCCGCGCGATGGCACGGTGGCTCGGTCTGGAGCGGGTGCAGGTCGAGTCTCGCGGCGACCTCGCACCGAGACTGGCCGACGAGTTCCGCCGAGCGACCGTCGACGCCCGGTAG
- a CDS encoding DUF3105 domain-containing protein, which translates to MTAKAVPDVTGGGKLLALVALVGVCTFGAACASAIPGRPGAESDDPASIEGITIVDYPLAEHVTADQRVNYRFSPPIGGRHDSVWAQCTGTVYDVPIRSENAVHSLEHGAVWITYDPERLSGSALADLAARVDGSSYLLLSPYPGLEAPLSLQSWGHQLFVDDPEDERVGRFVRTLRQNPDTHPEPGATCSTIPGAFDPQNPPPFVATPPDPTSPDTLPER; encoded by the coding sequence GTGACGGCGAAGGCCGTTCCGGACGTGACCGGAGGCGGAAAGCTTCTCGCGCTCGTCGCGTTGGTCGGTGTCTGCACGTTCGGCGCGGCCTGCGCCTCGGCGATCCCCGGCCGCCCAGGGGCCGAATCCGACGATCCCGCTTCCATCGAGGGCATCACGATCGTCGACTACCCCCTCGCCGAACACGTGACAGCCGATCAACGGGTGAACTATCGGTTCAGTCCACCGATCGGGGGCCGGCACGACTCGGTGTGGGCGCAGTGCACCGGGACGGTCTACGACGTGCCGATCCGCTCCGAGAACGCCGTGCACTCGCTCGAACACGGCGCGGTGTGGATCACCTACGATCCGGAGCGGCTGTCCGGATCCGCTCTCGCCGATCTCGCCGCACGGGTCGACGGGTCGAGCTACCTCCTGCTCTCCCCCTATCCGGGCCTGGAGGCGCCACTGTCGCTGCAGTCGTGGGGGCACCAGTTGTTCGTCGACGATCCGGAGGACGAGCGAGTGGGCCGGTTCGTGCGGACGCTGCGACAGAATCCCGATACCCACCCCGAGCCCGGCGCGACCTGTTCGACGATCCCCGGGGCGTTCGATCCGCAGAATCCTCCGCCCTTCGTCGCGACGCCACCCGACCCGACCTCCCCCGACACCCTTCCCGAGCGCTGA
- a CDS encoding SRPBCC family protein: MAVTGTKEFEIKADPETVMAALAAVERLPEWSSAHKTVAVETTYPDGRPHRVRMTLSILGINDEQVVDYSFDGDDSIEWSLVESSQQNAQDGKYVLTPSDKGTKVEFELTVDPKIPLPGFLVKKAQKTALETASKGLTKFVESL, encoded by the coding sequence ATGGCTGTGACGGGTACCAAGGAGTTCGAGATCAAGGCAGACCCGGAGACGGTCATGGCCGCCCTCGCCGCCGTCGAGCGGCTGCCGGAGTGGTCGTCGGCGCACAAGACGGTGGCCGTCGAGACCACCTACCCGGACGGACGGCCGCACCGCGTGCGCATGACGCTGTCGATCCTGGGCATCAACGACGAACAGGTGGTCGACTACTCGTTCGACGGTGACGACTCCATCGAGTGGTCACTGGTCGAGAGCAGCCAGCAGAACGCGCAGGACGGCAAGTACGTGCTCACCCCGAGCGACAAGGGCACGAAGGTCGAGTTCGAACTCACCGTGGACCCGAAGATCCCGCTGCCCGGTTTTCTGGTGAAGAAGGCCCAGAAGACCGCGCTCGAGACAGCGAGCAAGGGGCTGACGAAGTTCGTCGAGAGTCTGTGA
- a CDS encoding toxin-antitoxin system HicB family antitoxin: protein MELQRYTRALHDDFAAAAALGDERTREVAAALAKALEPALRLQILAALGEFADTVSAQLPDRTLALRLDGDTVVVDVRADRDEAEEAAGPDFDDVAAAFEDVTGDISRVTLRLVEQLKTKAEEAASQNGVSLNSWVSQAVQGALRDQMRRAERGYRPDDT from the coding sequence ATGGAACTCCAGCGGTACACCCGCGCACTCCACGACGACTTCGCCGCCGCGGCAGCACTCGGCGACGAGCGCACCCGAGAGGTGGCCGCAGCCCTCGCCAAAGCCCTCGAACCGGCCCTGCGCCTGCAGATTCTGGCAGCCCTGGGCGAGTTCGCGGACACTGTGTCCGCGCAGCTTCCGGACCGCACGCTCGCTCTCCGCCTCGACGGCGACACCGTCGTCGTCGACGTGCGCGCCGATCGCGACGAAGCCGAGGAAGCCGCCGGTCCCGATTTCGATGACGTCGCGGCAGCTTTCGAAGACGTCACCGGTGACATCAGTCGCGTCACGCTGCGACTGGTCGAGCAGCTCAAGACCAAGGCCGAGGAGGCCGCGTCCCAGAACGGGGTCTCACTCAACTCCTGGGTCTCGCAGGCCGTCCAGGGTGCGCTGCGCGACCAGATGCGCCGCGCCGAACGCGGATACCGCCCCGACGACACCTGA
- the thyX gene encoding FAD-dependent thymidylate synthase: MPQTAQLEVRLVARTEFFPPDDVDWSTDATGGEALSEFAGRACYQSWDKPNPRTATNAGYLRHLLAVGHESVLEHASVSFYISGISRSCTHELIRHRHFSYSQLSQRFVRENEAAVVVPPAVAGDPRLEALFAEATEASRAAYAELLDALEETFADLPSAHLRARQSRQAARAVLPNATETRLVVTGNYRAWRHFVTMRATEHADPEIRRVAIACLRHLQSSAPNVFGDFEIVQRADGTEIARSEFATEV; this comes from the coding sequence GTGCCGCAGACCGCGCAGCTCGAGGTTCGGCTCGTGGCGAGAACCGAGTTCTTCCCGCCCGACGACGTCGACTGGTCCACCGACGCGACCGGGGGAGAGGCGCTGTCCGAGTTCGCCGGCCGCGCCTGCTATCAGAGCTGGGACAAACCCAACCCGCGGACCGCGACCAACGCGGGCTATCTCCGCCACCTCCTCGCCGTCGGACACGAGTCCGTCCTCGAGCACGCGAGCGTGAGCTTCTACATCTCCGGCATCTCCCGCTCCTGCACCCACGAACTGATCCGGCACCGGCACTTCTCCTACTCGCAGTTGTCGCAGCGTTTCGTGCGCGAGAACGAGGCCGCCGTCGTCGTGCCTCCCGCGGTGGCGGGCGACCCGCGGCTCGAGGCGTTGTTCGCCGAGGCGACCGAGGCCAGCAGGGCCGCGTACGCCGAGCTTCTCGACGCGCTCGAGGAGACCTTCGCCGACCTTCCGAGTGCACATCTGCGTGCCAGGCAGTCCAGGCAGGCGGCGCGGGCCGTGCTGCCGAACGCGACCGAGACCCGCCTGGTGGTGACCGGCAACTATCGGGCATGGCGGCATTTCGTGACGATGCGTGCCACCGAGCACGCCGACCCGGAGATCCGTCGGGTGGCGATCGCCTGCCTGCGTCACCTACAGAGCAGTGCCCCGAATGTCTTCGGCGACTTCGAGATCGTGCAGCGAGCGGACGGGACCGAGATCGCCAGGAGCGAATTCGCCACCGAGGTGTGA